In Schistocerca gregaria isolate iqSchGreg1 chromosome 9, iqSchGreg1.2, whole genome shotgun sequence, a single genomic region encodes these proteins:
- the LOC126291629 gene encoding protein jim lovell-like, with protein sequence MDQSNNVHLRWNKHQSTLVSVFDALLDNEKLTDCTISAQGQHLRAHKIILSACSPYFEELFTKNYEKHPIIILHDVKYAVVKALMDFMYRGEVNIPHEELSCVLKLSESLQIRGLSGSGCVDDANVQKGRGSNAPSVPPETRQSEPPPVSHFTSDQTELDDNVQSFRRCSPVVSSQDLGTRELDSDCKSIEKYGTSINHFGSDRSKGQNVLQEVITPDLDSVHQLPSQRQVLPVMSNSTSEPLFSPIPSQSVCNELQSPSGEMAVTENEQFIMPEAVLADNRSADMTTHQLEEVPIEIKSEILETHMEIVEDLTADDSNYPGDDDYRDDCDGAEVDNAEVRRVSEGLKCEENFCTRGINHIHSIFGSADLNSMTSTTSQTVSRKRFSCHSCGKSYQHPQGLWRHMKLQCGKEPQFQCSHCDYRFTRGDNLKRHMAARHYHLQKK encoded by the coding sequence ATGGACCAGAGCAACAATGTTCATTTAAGATGGAATAAGCACCAGTCTACTTTGGTGTCTGTTTTTGATGCCTTGTTGGACAATGAGAAATTAACAGACTGCACAATTAGTGCACAGGGGCAGCATTTAAGAGCACATAAAATAATTCTTTCAGCATGTAGTCCATATTTTGAGGAACTGTTCACTAAAAACTATGAGAAGCATCCTATTATCATATTGCACGATGTAAAGTATGCCGTGGTGAAGGCATTGATGGATTTTATGTACCGTGGTGAAGTAAATATACCACATGAGGAGCTTAGTTGTGTTCTGAAGCTCTCGGAGTCCCTTCAGATAAGGGGGCTGTCTGGCAGTGGATGTGTGGATGACGCCAACGTACAGAAAGGCAGAGGAAGCAATGCACCATCAGTACCTCCAGAAACTCGGCAATCTGAACCTCCTCCTGTGTCACACTTTACCTCAGATCAGACAGAGCTAGATGATAATGTACAGTCATTTAGAAGATGCTCTCCAGTTGTGTCCTCACAGGACTTAGGTACGAGGGAATTAGATTCTGATTGTAAATCCATCGAAAAgtacggaacaagtattaatcatTTTGGTTCTGATAGGAGTAAAGGCCAAAATGTGCTTCAAGAGGTCATCACTCCTGACCTTGATAGTGTGCATCAGCTTCCATCTCAAAGACAAGTATTGCCAGTAATGAGTAACTCAACTTCTGAACCACTTTTCAGTCCAATTCCTTCTCAGTCTGTGTGTAATGAGTTGCAGAGTCCCAGTGGTGAAATGGCTGTTACAGAAAATGAACAGTTCATAATGCCAGAAGCAGTATTAGCAGACAATAGGTCAGCAGATATGACTACACACCAACTGGAGGAGGTACCAATAGAAATAAAATCTGAGATCCTTGAGACTCATATGGAAATTGTGGAAGATCTTACTGCCGATGACAGCAATTATCCTGGCGATGATGATTATCGTGATGATTGTGACGGTGCTGAAGTTGACAATGCAGAAGTCAGGAGAGTAAGTGAAGGTCTGAAATGTGAAGAGAATTTTTGTACTCGAGGGATTAACCATATACATTCGATATTTGGCAGTGCTGATTTGAATAGCATGACTTCGACAACATCCCAGACGGTATCGCGTAAACGGTTTAGTTGTCATTCTTGTGGAAAGTCGTATCAGCATCCACAAGGGCTATGGAGACACATGAAGCTTCAGTGTGGTAAAGAGCCCCAGTTTCAGTGCTCTCACTGTGACTATCGGTTTACTAGGGGTGATAATTTAAAGAGACATATGGCTGCTCGCCATTATCACCTGCAGAAAAAGTAA